Proteins encoded within one genomic window of Chlorobaculum sp. MV4-Y:
- the bchL gene encoding ferredoxin:protochlorophyllide reductase (ATP-dependent) iron-sulfur ATP-binding protein, producing MSLVLAVYGKGGIGKSTTSANISAALALKGAKVLQIGCDPKHDSTFPITGKLQKTVIEALEEVDFHHEELSPEDIVETGFAGIDGLEAGGPPAGSGCGGYVVGESVTLLQEMGLYDKYDVILFDVLGDVVCGGFSAPLNYADYAVIIATNDFDSIFAANRLCMAIQQKSVRYKVQLAGIVANRVDYTKGGGTNMLDQFAEQVGTRLLAKVPYHELIRKSRFAGKTLFAMDPNEPELAECLAPYNEIADQILSEKPIASVPKPIGDREIFDIVGGWQ from the coding sequence ATGAGTTTAGTATTGGCCGTTTACGGAAAAGGCGGGATCGGCAAGAGCACGACCAGCGCGAACATTTCGGCAGCGCTGGCGCTCAAGGGGGCCAAGGTGCTCCAGATCGGTTGCGACCCGAAGCACGACAGCACCTTTCCGATTACCGGAAAGCTCCAGAAAACTGTCATTGAGGCTCTTGAGGAGGTCGATTTCCACCACGAGGAGCTTTCGCCTGAAGACATCGTTGAAACCGGTTTCGCAGGCATCGACGGCCTCGAAGCGGGCGGCCCGCCTGCCGGCAGCGGCTGCGGTGGTTACGTCGTCGGCGAGTCGGTGACGCTGCTCCAGGAGATGGGGCTGTACGACAAGTACGACGTCATTCTTTTCGACGTGCTCGGCGACGTGGTGTGCGGTGGCTTCAGCGCTCCGCTGAACTATGCCGACTACGCGGTCATCATCGCCACCAACGACTTCGACAGCATCTTCGCAGCCAACCGCCTCTGCATGGCCATCCAGCAGAAGAGCGTGCGCTACAAGGTGCAGCTTGCCGGTATCGTTGCCAACCGTGTGGACTACACCAAGGGCGGCGGCACCAACATGCTCGACCAGTTCGCCGAACAGGTTGGCACACGCCTGCTTGCCAAGGTTCCGTACCACGAGCTGATCCGCAAGAGCCGCTTTGCAGGCAAGACGCTCTTCGCGATGGACCCGAACGAGCCGGAGCTGGCGGAGTGCCTTGCGCCTTACAACGAGATTGCCGACCAGATTCTCTCCGAAAAGCCGATTGCCTCGGTGCCGAAACCAATCGGCGACCGCGAAATTTTCGACATCGTCGGTGGCTGGCAGTAA